The following coding sequences lie in one Thalassoglobus polymorphus genomic window:
- a CDS encoding ABC transporter permease produces the protein MIKRLLHSDFVTHYGSVFVLLLLCGYYSYATYSEQHPITQAAGTELGKRIANEVDDGGVLIVIRETTGDQEFATAIEKELKRLGVTVLGIISGTPADLRQRIERLGVENKKLDVIATHQPGTAFGPLRERTLNKLKGKYPSLSSAQVIIPKSYYWPTFLTRENIINVINQNADVAIIAIGMTMVIITAGIDLSVGSLLAIAAVITAISLESFGGANASVVVMIGCGLLGVLSCAACGLFNGVMVTWFRVPAFIVTLATLMIARGLALILAVRYQSSLTGGRTEGTPESITIQAEAFSWLGNGEVFGIPNPILLMLALYFVAHYVMSQTAFGRYVYAVGGNPEAARLSGVPVVGVLIAVYIVCATMAGIGGVVDASRFEGGRPNAGDLYELQVIAAVVVGGTSLAGGEGKIFGTLIGAMIIAVIQNGLNMAGVKSYEQKVVFGGLILAAVILDQLKKRR, from the coding sequence ATGATCAAACGGCTCCTCCATTCTGACTTCGTGACTCACTATGGCTCAGTGTTTGTCCTGCTTCTTCTGTGTGGGTACTACAGCTACGCCACGTATTCTGAACAGCATCCCATCACGCAAGCTGCCGGTACGGAACTTGGGAAACGAATTGCAAACGAGGTTGACGACGGAGGAGTCCTGATCGTCATACGTGAGACCACTGGCGATCAGGAATTTGCGACTGCAATTGAGAAAGAGCTGAAACGACTTGGCGTGACTGTGCTAGGAATCATTTCAGGAACACCGGCCGACTTGCGACAGCGAATAGAGCGACTCGGCGTCGAGAACAAGAAGCTGGACGTGATTGCAACGCATCAGCCAGGAACAGCTTTCGGTCCACTGCGGGAGCGTACACTCAACAAGCTCAAGGGAAAATATCCATCGCTGTCATCGGCTCAAGTCATCATTCCGAAGAGTTATTATTGGCCGACATTTCTGACCCGAGAAAATATCATCAATGTCATTAATCAGAATGCGGATGTTGCGATCATCGCGATTGGAATGACGATGGTCATCATTACTGCCGGAATCGATCTTTCTGTCGGCAGCCTGCTCGCCATCGCCGCAGTGATTACAGCGATTTCACTCGAGTCGTTCGGTGGAGCAAACGCATCGGTTGTGGTCATGATCGGCTGCGGACTTCTTGGGGTTCTTTCTTGTGCGGCGTGTGGACTTTTCAACGGTGTCATGGTGACCTGGTTTCGGGTCCCTGCTTTTATTGTCACACTGGCAACCCTGATGATCGCCCGTGGTCTCGCACTGATCCTCGCTGTCCGATACCAGTCCAGCTTGACTGGAGGCCGTACCGAGGGGACTCCGGAGTCGATTACGATTCAAGCTGAAGCCTTTTCCTGGCTGGGGAATGGGGAAGTCTTCGGGATCCCCAACCCGATTTTGTTGATGCTCGCCCTTTACTTCGTCGCCCATTACGTGATGAGCCAAACAGCCTTCGGGCGATACGTTTATGCGGTGGGTGGGAATCCAGAAGCAGCAAGGCTCTCTGGCGTTCCTGTGGTGGGAGTCTTGATTGCGGTGTACATCGTCTGTGCGACGATGGCAGGCATCGGTGGTGTTGTTGATGCGTCCCGATTTGAAGGAGGACGTCCAAATGCGGGTGACCTCTATGAACTGCAGGTCATCGCTGCTGTGGTTGTTGGAGGAACAAGTCTCGCCGGTGGGGAAGGAAAAATCTTCGGGACTTTGATCGGCGCAATGATTATTGCGGTCATCCAAAACGGTCTCAATATGGCTGGAGTAAAAAGCTATGAACAGAAAGTTGTCTTCGGAGGTTTGATCCTCGCAGCTGTCATTCTCGATCAACTCAAGAAACGCCGGTGA
- a CDS encoding sugar ABC transporter ATP-binding protein → MTDDNSQHDAELLQMREISKSFSSVQVLNDVSLSLKRGEVLALLGENGAGKSTLMKILCGIHPPSKGVVLVDGQPLPPGNPLAAQRAGVSVIHQEFNLIPALSVRENLFLGQETSIWKRLPAQLEKSRAAKIFKKLKVDIDAEERCGNLTVAEQQLVEIAKALLLDSKLIVMDEPTAALSPQEVDGLFEVIGELKSQGISIIYISHRLNEIFAVCDQVTVLRDGNYVGTQKTSELTRDRLIEMMVGRTLEQEFPKRVAEIGEERLQADGLSRGSKVKNVSLSVKRGEIVALTGLIGAGRTEVARLLFGADKKESGTMRLDGQPVKINNPRQAIAAGICLLTEDRKAQGLIVNQSVLHNFGLPNLRKFSGFTGIDQRAEQNAFESYQSLLQIKLANSNQAARTLSGGNQQKVVLAKWLERNADVIIFDEPTRGIDVGAKFEIYQLMNQLTVVGKAILMITSELPEALGMADRVLVMHEGKLTGEINDVGAATQEQIMDLAVQ, encoded by the coding sequence ATGACTGACGACAATTCTCAACATGATGCCGAGCTGCTGCAGATGCGGGAGATTTCGAAATCATTCAGCTCTGTGCAGGTTCTGAATGATGTCAGCCTGAGCCTGAAACGTGGAGAAGTTCTCGCGCTTCTCGGAGAAAACGGGGCAGGCAAAAGCACGTTGATGAAAATTCTGTGCGGAATCCATCCCCCTTCGAAAGGCGTTGTTCTTGTTGATGGTCAGCCACTTCCTCCGGGCAATCCGCTTGCCGCACAACGTGCGGGGGTGAGTGTCATACATCAGGAATTCAACCTCATCCCTGCCCTGTCGGTTCGCGAAAACCTTTTTCTGGGGCAAGAGACTTCCATCTGGAAACGGTTACCAGCTCAACTTGAAAAAAGTCGTGCAGCGAAAATCTTCAAGAAACTCAAAGTCGATATTGACGCTGAGGAGCGTTGCGGCAACTTAACGGTCGCCGAGCAACAACTCGTGGAAATTGCCAAGGCCTTGCTTCTCGATTCCAAGCTTATTGTGATGGATGAGCCAACAGCAGCGTTGTCACCACAAGAAGTTGACGGTCTCTTTGAAGTGATTGGTGAATTGAAATCACAAGGGATTTCGATCATCTACATCAGCCATCGTCTGAATGAAATTTTTGCCGTTTGCGATCAGGTCACCGTACTTCGAGACGGGAATTACGTCGGCACACAGAAAACGTCTGAACTGACCAGAGATCGTCTCATCGAGATGATGGTCGGTCGAACGTTGGAGCAAGAGTTCCCAAAACGGGTGGCGGAGATTGGTGAGGAACGGCTTCAAGCAGACGGACTGTCGAGAGGGAGCAAAGTGAAAAATGTTTCTCTCTCGGTCAAACGTGGAGAAATTGTCGCGCTGACCGGTCTGATCGGGGCGGGGCGAACAGAAGTTGCTCGGCTTCTCTTCGGTGCGGATAAAAAAGAATCGGGAACAATGAGACTCGATGGTCAGCCGGTCAAAATTAACAACCCGCGACAAGCCATCGCTGCCGGAATTTGCCTACTTACTGAAGATCGTAAAGCACAAGGTCTGATCGTGAATCAGTCCGTACTACACAATTTCGGGCTTCCCAACCTTCGCAAGTTTTCAGGTTTCACCGGAATCGATCAGCGAGCTGAGCAAAACGCATTTGAATCGTATCAATCGCTCCTGCAAATCAAACTCGCGAACAGCAATCAAGCGGCCCGTACACTGTCGGGAGGAAATCAGCAGAAGGTTGTCCTGGCAAAATGGCTTGAACGAAATGCGGATGTCATCATTTTTGACGAACCGACACGAGGGATCGATGTCGGTGCAAAGTTTGAAATTTATCAACTGATGAATCAACTCACAGTTGTGGGGAAAGCGATTCTGATGATCACGAGCGAACTTCCTGAAGCGTTAGGGATGGCAGACCGGGTTTTGGTGATGCATGAAGGGAAATTGACCGGCGAAATCAATGATGTCGGCGCCGCGACTCAGGAACAGATCATGGATCTCGCGGTCCAATAA